CGGTTTCGAAAGAAACGAGCTTGAAAGGATCATGGAAACGCTCGTTCTTGCCGGTGCCGATGGAGTGGAAGTGCATGGAAGAACCGCAGTTCAGATGTATTCAGGTAAAGCCCAGTGGGACCTGAAGCTGGACAGATGGAACGTTCCAGCGGCCATTTCTGGCGATCTGTACACAGTCGAAGACGTTCGGAACGCGATGAACATCTCGAAAGCCAGAGCCGCCATACTCGCAAGGGGCGCGTTGAGAAAACCCTGGATCTTCCATGAATTCCTCTATGGAAAAGCGCCGGGTGTTGAAGAGATCAGAGACATGTTCCTGCTCCATGCAAAGCTTTTGAAAGAGCTGGAGGGAGAAAGATCTTTCTACAGTCTGAGACAGTTCGTGGCAGGTTACACACATGGCTTTTCCGGCGCGAGGGAATTCAGAGAAAGGTTCATGAAAATTGAAGGTTTCGAGGCCATAGAGAACGCGATCGGGCAGTTTTTTAATTGTTTTCTAATGAACGCGGGGGAAAATACAGTTGTCAAAGAAGATGGAGCCAGAGTATGACTCAAGGAGGTGTCGTTATGAGAAAGGTTCTCGTGATGCTGAGCGCGCTCGTGGCAGTCGTTTCGATGTTCGCACTGGTGAATCCGGACTATCAGAGTCCGATCGTTGCCGTCGTGGAAGCCTGTGCGCCGGCTGTCGTGAAAGTTGAAGCTGTGAAAACTGTGAGGTCTCCTTACTTCGATCCTTTCATTGAAGATTTCTTCAAACGCTGGTTCGGCTATTCCCCGTTCGGCGGCACACAGAGGGCCACGAGCATTGGCTCAGGCTTCATCTTCGACAAAGCTGGTTACATCCTGACCAACGAACACGTTGTGAGTGGAGCTTCCGAAATCACCGTTACGCTCCTGGATGGTTCTTCCTACAAGGCTGAATACGTCGGTGGCGATGCGGAACTGGACATAGCAGTTCTGAAGATCAAGGCTGAGAAAGAGTTCCCGACCCTCGAGCTGGGTGATTCGGACAAGGTGAAGATAGGCGAATGGGCCATAGCCATTGGTAATCCGCTCGGATTTCAGCACACCGTGACGATAGGTGTTGTGAGCGCCACGGGTAGAAGGATTCCCAAGCCGGACGGCTCTGGTTACTACACGAATCTGATCCAGACCGACGCGGCGATCAACCCGGGAAACAGCGGGGGGCCGCTTTTGAACATACACGGTCAGGTGATCGGTATCAACACGGCGATCATAAATCCTCAGGAAGCGGTGAACCTTGGGTTTGCGATACCCATAAACACTGTGAAGAGGTTCATAAACCAGCTCGTGCAGACAGGTAAGGCCCAGAAGGCTTACCTTGGCGTAAGAGTGACGACCGTGACGAACGAGCTTGCGAAGGCGCTCGGTTTGAAGGTGAACAAGGGTGCACTCATCGTTCAGGTTATGGAAGGCTCACCCGCAGACAAGGCAGGACTGAAGGACAACGACGTGGTCGTCAAGTTCGACGGTGTGGATGTAAACAGCGATGCCGAACTCGTCTCGTTGATACACAGCCACGTGCCGGGCGATGTGGTGGAGATCGTCGTGAACAGGAACGGTAAAGAGATCAAGTTCGTTGTGACGCTCGGTTCTTCGAGTGATGAGGAAGTCCAGTCAGCCGTCGCGGC
Above is a window of Thermotoga sp. Ku-13t DNA encoding:
- a CDS encoding tRNA-dihydrouridine synthase family protein, with translation MARFSYPGILGLAPMAGVTDRAFRTVCRLWGAQFFFTEMISAESVLLNLGIVERMLPFEEENTAVQLYGSDPEKLALAARKVQHRASWIDLNAACPVKKIVKKNSGAALLKDLERLRDIVMAMKDACDKPITVKIRIGFERNELERIMETLVLAGADGVEVHGRTAVQMYSGKAQWDLKLDRWNVPAAISGDLYTVEDVRNAMNISKARAAILARGALRKPWIFHEFLYGKAPGVEEIRDMFLLHAKLLKELEGERSFYSLRQFVAGYTHGFSGAREFRERFMKIEGFEAIENAIGQFFNCFLMNAGENTVVKEDGARV
- a CDS encoding Do family serine endopeptidase encodes the protein MRKVLVMLSALVAVVSMFALVNPDYQSPIVAVVEACAPAVVKVEAVKTVRSPYFDPFIEDFFKRWFGYSPFGGTQRATSIGSGFIFDKAGYILTNEHVVSGASEITVTLLDGSSYKAEYVGGDAELDIAVLKIKAEKEFPTLELGDSDKVKIGEWAIAIGNPLGFQHTVTIGVVSATGRRIPKPDGSGYYTNLIQTDAAINPGNSGGPLLNIHGQVIGINTAIINPQEAVNLGFAIPINTVKRFINQLVQTGKAQKAYLGVRVTTVTNELAKALGLKVNKGALIVQVMEGSPADKAGLKDNDVVVKFDGVDVNSDAELVSLIHSHVPGDVVEIVVNRNGKEIKFVVTLGSSSDEEVQSAVAAKEFLGIVVDEITPSDRETYSIPVRVEGVIVRQNRGSLALQAGDVIDQIAVNGQRYAIRSVSDWNEVVGKIKRGDFIAIFAIRRGARLVYSFTY